The Verrucomicrobiota bacterium genome includes a region encoding these proteins:
- a CDS encoding LamG domain-containing protein, with translation MLRAQSGAGNCLRFDGTNGYVSIPHTNAFNAYPFAATAWIRTTSINPTAQGIVSKYPDAQFDGWSVHLVNGRVNVWYIRSFGNWVLASGDNPIDAGFVADGSWHHIAFAVDATGGRVFVDGTLRATAIWTGPAGPVTTTLPLQIGRYYTYANRFQGDIDEVSVWNQALGANTVNYLKHRRLTGNEDGLAGLWHLDEGMGTITSNAVVGAVGGTLSNSPAWTGSAAPIALAMVATNCLRFDGTNGYVQVPHNTNLNAYPLTAMGWFRTTNTVSFVQGIVSKYAESSLNGWSLFVQNGKLRGFFYRPGFGAAIDATSVATVADGGWHHAALTVDAAGGKLWLDGSVVGTGSWVSPGPPTNTQPVLLGCYSPANYSQRFHGALDEITVWNRALTTNEIQTLKNRPLVGNETNLVAYWRLDEGTGTVVGDATGHGYNGSFSNSPSWTGSTAYLGDGSVYLLAATDIPFIERYYAVNGADLVNSFGVTAKATFWRFYDFGTAPSNLLVAYKLDTGLQIAPAGTPLAIKPNTYSNAFNFASYNASAPIVSGVAAGMATINQFRNVEPDTGVQLDSVNNFHLMTGTLSHDATGGGFTTDGTEASDPARLLHFNGHVFFGGIDTILTNVINTPAAGTVTAPTHLASQLQIGAGGAYLAIAPGFKFGGGAAFNVNLGANGFATNLNGSFSLANPTQFFETNGIRYRLPGATLSAAGMVATNLEAWFPAGFGLATSTNTRAMMPFASKTNVALGPDLLPTSSPVIFTAASYNTNLLWFAEETKPFLIGGSQILWRIPEGEFYMPDAQVLQFVRQQEDADLDAERPNLVDQLGGYRISNDSYYRNIAAVSGAPVYVRPDTNGGALLTIQAALAPGNYRPHFPYVPGFSHIPAAPGELVITNDLIDTAASYLLLQDVVALRYARDCPPDGGCSNAAVVGDQVLFFTAPPGHFGLGELRFTPEGGLLAYGTIAPQNLTWGFAGAGKYAQRTSDMSDGACYFSGTFLKADDLAGEQDARRPTRLLHTGYGSANTNDFTYVERPGAANYAEGLANYAGLNFRAPASGRSVIADVDTGSYPLTSRSKYYVRFGGVSGIHESATFPTNLTLYGYAFTFQSYRLSFLDSDNEESRTDGVVTLPVPSGFPVEFERMKFLCRGNLDSARLPANIDTKHLVYWNTDLKLLSLQFKPESGDPCSLTKRYLVLGVETKLPFIPQALHTALAIKNNGNLATAATDVEGVDSRFPVPANLQLQGPGGSFYPLTTAGDGYFNNWERSDKPTTGFYNIAARVRVPFFRDVKIHLHVTPTGTNSAQLALMGGWAAEEGKGTHRGWNVGAQNYFNTAKFDRTHDGWPAGVSLTDYRKNAADYRPRAQQNWIDVADFDYPLAWNETLRQFKGFADATVILPVIDVNSRLKELTPGKVDFDFAQDLNLQLPRLKVLDFANDALNEINAPLDSLAGALRSQLGAGLDVSGLTSGFRSLQNVLRENPEGFFRPVLEPALDAAVVNNLYNALAAELAANGKAALLAKTAAIVGANSNLLQSAIMNLNGTAGQATKVFGQLDHTFADAEATLNLFLDMIKKDGGGNRNVMRAVIKQFGADIGDIPDSLLASLLQDLEPTLASIESDLRQLLVQFAELRAQITGASGDFAAALNAANHSGGVGTYVQQAGGGMVKLLDSVVGPANDYFTADPLRARREIRERLIATFLGSPVPGSYQTAFRQFMSDKNFQLDQLMDVLFDQVNRSIRDGLSSYLAGAQDGIPQPTKGGGGGSLLSAKIRGSPTFEGDSLRRIHLDAEIKMKLPDDMTFSAYMDIKELDSQSTALSCIPAGGPAAEVTLGAKDIPLDWLGVSSGGPLKLNIEARWTLQEGAVLGIGGSFEVLGKIGFKGGSINDFGASLAIGKFENYIAAKAGATVTIIAIPVDFNVGIFAGRACSLDPLKFIDPEVEEVLITKADEFAGIYLQFGASVSLSDILFGSSSCLLDLTGSVNYALFYQGGPRFGSIGGRQKLSLSADLICIISAEASWAMGYRLDTEGKLSMAGKARLCGKIGACPFCLKACATLSVSGTVTDEGVDYSIDY, from the coding sequence GTGCTGCGGGCACAATCCGGGGCGGGCAACTGCCTCCGCTTCGACGGCACGAACGGCTACGTCAGCATCCCGCACACGAATGCGTTCAACGCGTATCCCTTCGCGGCCACGGCGTGGATTCGCACCACGTCCATCAACCCCACGGCCCAGGGCATTGTTTCCAAGTATCCCGACGCTCAATTCGACGGCTGGTCCGTGCATCTCGTGAATGGTCGCGTCAATGTCTGGTACATCCGATCCTTCGGGAACTGGGTGCTCGCCAGCGGTGATAACCCGATTGACGCCGGCTTTGTCGCCGACGGGAGCTGGCACCATATCGCCTTTGCGGTGGATGCGACTGGGGGCCGCGTCTTTGTGGACGGGACACTGCGAGCGACTGCGATTTGGACCGGGCCGGCCGGGCCAGTGACGACCACCTTGCCGCTCCAGATTGGGCGTTATTACACTTATGCGAATCGCTTCCAAGGCGACATTGATGAGGTGTCAGTCTGGAACCAGGCGCTTGGCGCGAACACCGTGAATTACCTCAAGCACCGCCGGCTCACCGGAAACGAAGACGGGCTGGCGGGGCTTTGGCATTTGGATGAAGGAATGGGAACTATCACCAGCAATGCGGTCGTTGGCGCCGTTGGCGGAACTTTAAGCAACAGCCCAGCCTGGACTGGTTCCGCTGCGCCCATTGCGCTCGCGATGGTGGCGACGAATTGTTTGCGATTCGACGGCACGAACGGCTACGTGCAGGTGCCGCACAACACGAACCTGAATGCGTATCCGTTGACGGCGATGGGCTGGTTTCGCACCACGAACACCGTTTCGTTTGTGCAGGGTATCGTCAGTAAATACGCCGAGAGCAGCCTCAACGGCTGGAGTCTCTTTGTCCAAAACGGAAAGCTGCGCGGATTTTTTTATCGCCCGGGCTTTGGCGCGGCGATTGACGCCACGTCGGTCGCCACCGTCGCCGATGGCGGTTGGCATCACGCGGCGCTGACGGTGGACGCGGCAGGCGGAAAGTTGTGGCTCGATGGTAGCGTTGTTGGCACCGGCTCGTGGGTATCGCCCGGTCCGCCCACGAATACCCAGCCGGTTTTGCTCGGGTGCTACTCTCCGGCGAATTACTCGCAACGCTTCCACGGCGCGCTTGATGAGATCACGGTCTGGAATCGTGCGCTCACGACGAACGAGATTCAAACGCTCAAGAACCGTCCGCTCGTTGGCAATGAAACCAATTTGGTCGCTTACTGGCGATTGGACGAAGGCACGGGCACCGTGGTCGGCGACGCCACCGGCCACGGCTACAACGGATCGTTCTCCAACTCGCCCTCGTGGACCGGCTCAACGGCGTATTTGGGCGATGGCAGCGTGTATCTGCTCGCGGCGACTGACATTCCGTTCATTGAACGTTATTACGCCGTCAACGGCGCCGACTTGGTAAACTCGTTCGGCGTGACAGCCAAAGCCACGTTCTGGCGGTTCTACGACTTCGGCACCGCGCCGTCGAACTTGCTCGTCGCATACAAACTGGATACCGGGCTGCAAATCGCACCCGCCGGCACGCCGCTGGCGATCAAGCCCAACACCTACTCCAACGCTTTCAACTTTGCGTCTTACAACGCGTCAGCGCCGATTGTCTCCGGAGTCGCAGCGGGAATGGCAACGATCAATCAGTTCCGAAACGTCGAACCAGACACCGGCGTGCAATTGGATTCGGTCAACAATTTCCATCTGATGACCGGCACGCTTTCGCATGACGCGACGGGCGGCGGCTTCACGACGGACGGCACGGAAGCCTCCGACCCCGCGCGGTTGTTGCACTTCAACGGGCATGTTTTCTTCGGCGGGATTGACACCATCCTCACCAATGTCATCAACACACCGGCGGCCGGCACGGTCACCGCGCCGACGCATCTGGCATCGCAACTGCAAATCGGCGCGGGCGGCGCGTATCTCGCGATCGCGCCCGGGTTCAAGTTCGGCGGCGGCGCGGCGTTCAACGTGAATCTCGGCGCGAATGGTTTCGCCACGAACCTGAACGGCTCGTTCAGCCTGGCCAACCCCACACAGTTCTTCGAGACGAACGGAATTCGTTATCGCCTGCCCGGCGCAACCCTCAGCGCGGCGGGCATGGTGGCCACGAATCTCGAAGCGTGGTTTCCCGCGGGCTTCGGCCTGGCGACCAGCACGAACACTCGCGCCATGATGCCGTTTGCGTCGAAAACCAACGTGGCGCTGGGGCCGGATCTGTTGCCCACGAGTTCGCCGGTCATTTTCACCGCCGCGTCCTACAATACGAATCTCCTTTGGTTCGCGGAGGAAACGAAACCGTTCTTGATTGGCGGCTCGCAAATTCTGTGGCGTATTCCGGAGGGCGAGTTCTACATGCCGGATGCGCAGGTGCTCCAGTTCGTCCGGCAGCAGGAGGACGCCGACCTCGACGCGGAGCGTCCGAATCTCGTGGACCAACTTGGCGGCTATCGCATCTCGAACGACAGCTACTATCGCAATATCGCCGCCGTCTCGGGCGCGCCGGTCTATGTGCGGCCCGACACCAACGGCGGCGCGCTGCTCACGATCCAGGCGGCCTTGGCGCCGGGCAACTACCGCCCGCATTTTCCCTATGTGCCTGGCTTCAGCCACATCCCAGCGGCCCCGGGCGAGCTGGTGATCACGAACGACCTGATTGACACCGCCGCGAGTTATTTGCTGCTGCAAGACGTGGTGGCCCTGCGGTACGCGCGCGATTGTCCGCCGGATGGCGGTTGCAGTAATGCGGCGGTGGTGGGCGATCAGGTGTTGTTCTTTACCGCGCCGCCCGGACATTTTGGTCTGGGCGAACTTCGCTTCACACCCGAGGGCGGGTTGCTGGCTTACGGCACGATTGCGCCGCAGAATCTCACCTGGGGATTTGCGGGCGCAGGCAAATACGCCCAACGCACGAGCGACATGTCGGACGGCGCTTGTTATTTCTCCGGCACTTTTCTGAAGGCCGACGATCTGGCGGGCGAACAGGATGCGCGTCGCCCCACGCGCCTGTTGCACACCGGCTACGGGAGCGCGAACACCAACGATTTCACCTACGTCGAACGTCCGGGCGCGGCCAACTACGCCGAGGGTCTGGCGAATTACGCGGGCTTGAATTTCCGCGCGCCGGCGTCGGGCCGCAGCGTCATCGCCGACGTGGACACCGGTTCGTATCCGCTCACGTCGCGTTCCAAATACTATGTGCGCTTTGGCGGCGTCAGCGGGATTCATGAATCGGCGACCTTTCCGACGAACCTCACGCTTTACGGTTACGCGTTCACGTTCCAAAGCTATCGCCTCTCGTTCCTCGACAGCGACAATGAAGAATCGCGCACGGACGGCGTGGTCACGTTGCCCGTGCCGTCGGGTTTTCCAGTGGAGTTCGAGCGGATGAAATTCTTGTGTCGCGGCAACCTCGACTCCGCGCGGCTGCCGGCAAACATTGACACCAAGCATCTGGTTTACTGGAACACGGATCTGAAGCTCTTGAGCCTGCAATTCAAGCCCGAATCCGGCGACCCATGCAGCCTCACCAAGCGCTATCTGGTGCTGGGGGTGGAAACCAAATTGCCCTTCATCCCGCAAGCCCTTCACACCGCGCTGGCCATCAAGAACAATGGCAACCTTGCCACGGCGGCGACCGATGTGGAAGGCGTGGATTCGCGTTTCCCTGTGCCCGCGAATCTCCAGCTTCAAGGACCGGGCGGAAGTTTTTATCCGCTCACGACGGCGGGCGATGGTTACTTCAACAATTGGGAAAGATCCGACAAGCCGACCACGGGCTTCTACAATATCGCGGCGCGGGTGCGCGTGCCGTTTTTCCGCGACGTGAAAATCCATCTCCACGTCACGCCCACCGGCACGAACTCGGCGCAGCTTGCGCTGATGGGCGGTTGGGCGGCGGAAGAAGGCAAGGGCACGCACCGCGGCTGGAATGTCGGGGCACAAAATTATTTCAACACGGCGAAGTTTGACCGGACGCACGACGGCTGGCCGGCCGGCGTGTCGCTGACCGACTATCGCAAGAACGCCGCGGATTACCGCCCGCGCGCGCAGCAGAACTGGATTGACGTGGCGGACTTCGACTATCCGCTGGCGTGGAACGAGACGCTGCGCCAGTTCAAGGGTTTTGCCGACGCGACGGTGATCCTGCCGGTGATTGACGTGAACAGCCGGCTCAAGGAACTCACGCCCGGCAAGGTGGACTTCGATTTCGCGCAGGACCTCAATCTGCAACTGCCGCGCCTCAAGGTGCTGGATTTTGCCAACGACGCCTTGAATGAAATCAACGCGCCCCTCGACTCGCTCGCCGGCGCGCTTCGCTCGCAACTCGGCGCGGGGCTGGATGTGAGCGGCCTGACCAGCGGCTTCCGCAGTCTGCAAAATGTCCTGCGCGAAAATCCCGAGGGCTTCTTCCGCCCGGTGCTCGAACCGGCGCTCGATGCGGCGGTGGTGAACAACCTTTACAACGCCCTCGCCGCCGAACTCGCCGCCAACGGCAAAGCCGCGCTGCTGGCCAAGACTGCCGCCATCGTCGGCGCGAACAGCAACTTGCTGCAATCCGCGATCATGAATCTCAACGGGACCGCGGGCCAGGCGACGAAGGTGTTCGGCCAGTTGGACCACACGTTCGCCGACGCGGAAGCGACGTTGAACCTGTTCCTCGACATGATCAAAAAAGACGGCGGCGGTAACCGCAACGTCATGCGCGCCGTCATCAAACAATTCGGGGCGGATATCGGAGACATCCCCGACTCGCTGCTCGCCAGCCTGCTGCAAGATCTCGAGCCGACACTGGCGAGCATCGAAAGCGACTTGCGCCAACTGCTCGTCCAGTTCGCCGAACTGCGCGCGCAGATCACCGGCGCGTCGGGCGATTTCGCCGCCGCGCTCAACGCCGCCAATCACTCGGGCGGGGTGGGAACTTATGTGCAGCAGGCTGGCGGCGGCATGGTGAAGCTGCTCGATTCCGTCGTCGGACCGGCGAACGATTACTTCACCGCGGATCCCTTGCGGGCAAGGCGCGAAATCCGCGAGCGGCTGATCGCCACCTTCCTCGGCTCGCCCGTGCCGGGTAGTTATCAGACGGCGTTCCGGCAATTCATGTCGGACAAGAATTTCCAGTTGGATCAGCTCATGGACGTGTTGTTCGACCAGGTAAATCGTTCGATCCGCGACGGGTTGAGTTCGTACCTCGCCGGCGCGCAGGATGGCATTCCCCAACCCACGAAGGGCGGAGGCGGCGGTTCGTTGCTCTCGGCCAAGATTCGCGGTTCGCCAACTTTTGAAGGCGATTCACTCCGCCGGATTCATCTCGATGCGGAAATCAAAATGAAATTGCCGGACGACATGACCTTCTCGGCCTACATGGACATCAAGGAACTCGATTCGCAATCCACGGCGCTGAGTTGCATCCCGGCAGGCGGTCCGGCGGCGGAGGTGACGCTCGGCGCGAAGGATATTCCGCTGGATTGGCTGGGCGTGTCGAGCGGCGGGCCGCTCAAGCTCAACATCGAGGCGCGCTGGACGTTGCAAGAAGGCGCGGTGCTCGGGATCGGCGGGTCCTTCGAGGTGCTGGGGAAAATCGGATTCAAGGGTGGCAGCATCAATGATTTTGGCGCGTCGCTGGCCATCGGCAAGTTTGAAAATTATATCGCGGCCAAGGCGGGCGCCACTGTCACGATCATTGCGATCCCGGTGGATTTTAACGTCGGGATTTTTGCCGGCCGCGCCTGCTCGCTCGACCCGCTCAAGTTTATTGATCCGGAAGTGGAGGAAGTCCTGATCACCAAGGCCGACGAATTCGCCGGCATTTATCTCCAGTTCGGCGCGAGCGTTTCGCTCTCCGACATTCTTTTCGGTTCCTCAAGCTGCCTGCTGGATCTCACCGGCAGCGTCAACTACGCGCTCTTTTATCAAGGCGGCCCGCGCTTCGGCAGCATCGGTGGCCGGCAGAAGTTGAGCTTGAGCGCCGACTTGATTTGCATCATCAGCGCCGAGGCGTCGTGGGCTATGGGCTACCGGCTGGATACGGAAGGAAAATTGTCCATGGCCGGCAAAGCGCGGCTCTGCGGGAAAATCGGCGCGTGTCCCTTTTGCCTGAAAGCGTGCGCGACGCTCTCCGTGAGCGGCACCGTGACCGATGAGGGAGTGGATTACTCGATTGATTACTGA